Proteins co-encoded in one Spirosoma endbachense genomic window:
- a CDS encoding amidase, whose translation MKKIFILLTACIGSFLFGAFITASDTQKPLTADMAEIAARVFGLEFTPAERDSMLDNLTDLRTDYEALRKIDLPNDIAPALYFNPLPAGFKMPTGPSLFKTAPSVKVTVPANRNDLAFYTVSQLSELIKTRQISSVELTKFFLNRLKTFDPKLHCVITLTDELALKQAERADAELKAGKYRGPLHGIPYGAKDILAKKGYKTTWGSVPYQDQTLDVDATVIQRLEAAGAVLCVKTSVGELAMGDVWFGGKTRNPWKTENGSSGSSAGTASAVSAGLIPFGIGTETLGSIVSPSTVCGTTGLRPTFGRVSRYGAMALSWSMDKIGPIARSVDDCALVFNAIYGPDGNDPTVMAAPFQYSPLASLKGIRIGYVKKAFESNYATRANDSLTLQVLRNLGAELVPFELPTGVSANRISFLLGAEAAASFDELTRSGKDDKMVRQLKNAWPNEFRSSRFVPAVEYIQANRARTKLINEMATQLKTANLDVYISPTYAGGNLTLTNLTGHPCVVLPNGFNKQNTPSSITFMGQLFEEGKVLAVAKAYQDATDWHKKHPDL comes from the coding sequence ATGAAAAAAATCTTCATTCTTCTTACTGCCTGTATCGGCAGTTTTCTGTTTGGCGCGTTTATTACCGCCAGTGATACTCAAAAACCCTTAACAGCCGATATGGCTGAAATTGCCGCCCGCGTATTTGGGCTGGAATTTACACCCGCCGAGCGCGATTCAATGCTCGATAATCTCACCGACCTTCGCACAGACTACGAAGCCCTTCGCAAGATTGATTTACCCAATGACATTGCTCCCGCTTTGTATTTTAATCCGTTGCCAGCTGGTTTCAAAATGCCCACTGGCCCTTCATTGTTTAAAACAGCACCATCCGTAAAAGTTACAGTTCCCGCCAACCGAAATGACCTTGCCTTTTACACCGTCTCACAATTGAGCGAACTCATCAAAACCCGACAAATTTCATCGGTTGAGCTAACAAAATTCTTCCTGAATCGACTCAAGACGTTCGACCCTAAGCTGCACTGTGTCATTACCTTAACCGACGAATTAGCGTTAAAGCAGGCAGAACGGGCCGATGCCGAGTTGAAAGCCGGTAAATACCGGGGACCGCTCCACGGAATCCCTTATGGTGCCAAGGATATTCTGGCGAAGAAAGGGTATAAAACAACCTGGGGATCGGTGCCTTATCAGGACCAGACGCTGGACGTCGATGCGACTGTTATTCAGCGGCTCGAAGCAGCTGGGGCTGTACTCTGCGTAAAAACATCGGTTGGTGAGCTGGCCATGGGCGATGTATGGTTTGGCGGTAAAACCCGTAATCCGTGGAAAACAGAAAATGGGTCCAGCGGCTCATCGGCCGGAACAGCCTCAGCCGTATCGGCCGGATTAATTCCTTTTGGCATCGGTACCGAAACACTCGGTTCTATTGTCTCACCGTCAACCGTTTGCGGTACTACAGGTTTGCGTCCGACGTTCGGCCGAGTGAGTCGCTACGGGGCAATGGCATTAAGCTGGAGCATGGATAAAATCGGGCCAATTGCTCGCTCTGTTGATGATTGCGCACTTGTTTTTAATGCGATCTATGGTCCCGATGGGAATGATCCGACTGTTATGGCAGCTCCGTTTCAGTATAGCCCACTGGCATCGCTCAAAGGCATACGCATTGGCTATGTCAAAAAAGCCTTCGAAAGCAATTATGCAACCCGCGCCAACGACTCGTTAACGCTACAGGTTCTGCGCAACCTGGGCGCTGAGCTCGTTCCATTTGAGTTACCAACGGGTGTGTCAGCCAATCGAATTTCGTTCTTGCTCGGCGCTGAAGCCGCTGCTTCATTTGACGAACTGACTCGGTCCGGTAAAGACGACAAGATGGTTCGTCAGCTAAAAAACGCCTGGCCAAATGAGTTTCGTTCGTCACGGTTCGTTCCGGCAGTTGAATATATACAGGCCAATCGTGCCCGAACAAAACTGATCAATGAAATGGCGACTCAACTTAAGACAGCCAATCTTGATGTATACATTAGCCCAACCTATGCAGGTGGAAATCTGACACTTACTAACCTCACAGGTCATCCCTGTGTGGTGCTCCCCAATGGTTTTAACAAGCAAAATACACCGAGTAGCATCACGTTTATGGGGCAGTTATTTGAAGAAGGTAAGGTCCTGGCCGTCGCAAAGGCATATCAGGACGCTACGGATTGGCATAAGAAACATCCCGATTTATAG
- a CDS encoding nucleotidyltransferase family protein: MQPTLLILAAGMGSRYGGVKQLDQFGPNGETIIDYSLFDAIRAGFGKVVFIIRQELRADFEEVFGQKLAGKIDVDYAIQALSSYVPAELGEVKRTKPWGTGHAMLCAKDHTKTPFAVINADDFYGLEAFQLIGDFLTTDTDNQLHAMVGYEVKNTLSENGSVSRGVCEVNENGNLVSVIERTKIYEKENGLEGRRIVYEESEGLTPLSPDTPVSMNFWGFKPTVFPLVQHQFESYAIANIDSPKAEFYIPTVMTNLIQTDLGHCKVFRSRSEWFGVTYPEDKPVVQAALKRLHDEGKYPEKLW; encoded by the coding sequence ATGCAACCTACCCTTTTAATTCTGGCGGCTGGTATGGGCAGCCGTTATGGCGGAGTTAAGCAACTCGACCAGTTTGGGCCAAACGGAGAGACAATCATTGACTATTCGCTTTTCGATGCTATCCGGGCGGGGTTCGGAAAGGTCGTTTTTATTATACGCCAGGAGCTGCGTGCCGACTTTGAAGAGGTATTCGGCCAGAAGTTAGCCGGAAAAATTGACGTGGATTATGCCATTCAGGCATTAAGTTCATACGTTCCGGCTGAGTTAGGCGAAGTGAAACGTACCAAGCCGTGGGGTACTGGTCATGCCATGCTTTGTGCGAAGGATCATACTAAAACTCCATTTGCGGTTATTAATGCCGATGACTTTTATGGGCTGGAAGCATTTCAGCTGATTGGCGATTTTCTAACGACTGATACGGATAACCAACTCCATGCGATGGTGGGTTATGAAGTGAAAAACACGCTCTCGGAGAATGGATCGGTTTCGCGCGGGGTGTGTGAGGTGAATGAAAACGGCAATCTCGTATCTGTGATCGAGCGTACGAAAATCTACGAGAAGGAGAACGGTTTGGAGGGTCGGCGGATTGTATATGAAGAGTCGGAAGGGCTAACTCCTTTATCGCCCGATACACCCGTTTCAATGAATTTCTGGGGTTTCAAACCGACTGTTTTCCCATTGGTACAGCATCAGTTCGAAAGTTACGCCATTGCAAATATTGACTCGCCAAAGGCTGAGTTTTACATTCCAACGGTTATGACGAATCTTATTCAAACTGACCTTGGGCATTGTAAAGTATTCCGGAGCCGCTCTGAGTGGTTTGGTGTCACCTATCCGGAAGATAAGCCAGTAGTACAGGCAGCTTTGAAGCGCCTGCACGATGAAGGGAAATACCCGGAGAAATTGTGGTAA
- the coaE gene encoding dephospho-CoA kinase (Dephospho-CoA kinase (CoaE) performs the final step in coenzyme A biosynthesis.), translated as MSTTLQIGVTGGIGAGKSIVCQIFQVFGVPVYEADERAKWLTEHDPILKADILRVLGPNAYDPLGHYNRAWVASQVFADPALLTQLNGVIHPRVMSDTDAWVQEHADKPYVIKEAAIMKAAGDHNSLDKVIVVQAPLALRIERIRQRDPYRSEQEIINIINRQISDDERLSLADYVINNDEKQLLIPQIVALHHEFLLHQVI; from the coding sequence ATGAGCACGACCCTTCAGATTGGTGTAACGGGTGGGATTGGAGCGGGTAAAAGTATCGTCTGCCAAATCTTTCAGGTGTTTGGTGTCCCGGTTTATGAGGCAGATGAACGGGCCAAATGGCTTACTGAGCATGACCCTATTCTTAAGGCTGACATACTGCGTGTGCTAGGACCTAATGCCTACGATCCACTAGGCCATTATAATCGGGCATGGGTAGCCTCACAGGTCTTTGCCGACCCCGCCTTGCTAACTCAACTTAACGGTGTGATCCATCCCCGCGTCATGAGCGATACAGACGCCTGGGTTCAGGAACACGCTGATAAGCCGTATGTTATCAAAGAGGCTGCCATTATGAAGGCCGCTGGTGACCATAATTCTCTTGATAAAGTCATCGTTGTACAGGCTCCTCTGGCGTTGCGAATCGAACGTATTCGTCAGCGCGATCCGTATCGTTCTGAGCAGGAAATCATCAACATCATCAATCGCCAGATTAGCGACGATGAACGGTTAAGTCTGGCTGATTATGTCATTAACAATGACGAGAAACAATTACTTATCCCTCAGATTGTTGCGTTACATCATGAATTTTTACTGCATCAGGTTATTTAA
- a CDS encoding OmpA family protein: protein MSVNLLDLAKAHLNDRVVSEVSNTLGENEQKTQTAVNGALPAVLGGIIQKALEPGGASTIMNFVGEIMAQNHASGDVIAQEGGVLGQLDGLLNGKSGKLDSLLAIGANVIRSLFGSKAYDIAEALATDSGIKQSSASSLINLAAPVLLSLIGKKMADENIGPLELASFLNAQTKNVQAAIPSELGSLLSTIPGLGLIGGLGGKLSTMVNPVPQVRANPPASTLSYNNSNQRTNGNRWLPWLLLLLGALAMFFVLRSCRNDEKTSLSATTDSLSTDMSNMASDLSATVDSVGSQVESAVDSAGDALGDATANLGAFFKRKLPSGYELNIPEFGIENNLVKFIEDKNQPVDKTTWFNFDRLLFDTGKSTLKPSSQEQLTNMAEILKAFPQAELKLGGYTDNTGSAEINQKLSQERADAVKAELVKLGIDGSRLDAEGYGQQHPVASNDTAEGRAQNRRIAVRVTKK, encoded by the coding sequence ATGTCAGTGAATCTATTGGATTTAGCTAAAGCCCACCTCAACGACCGTGTTGTAAGTGAGGTAAGTAATACGCTTGGTGAGAATGAGCAAAAAACACAAACAGCCGTGAATGGTGCCCTTCCAGCGGTGTTAGGGGGTATAATTCAAAAAGCGTTAGAACCCGGTGGAGCAAGCACGATCATGAATTTCGTTGGGGAGATTATGGCCCAGAATCATGCAAGTGGTGATGTAATCGCCCAGGAAGGGGGCGTTTTGGGCCAATTAGACGGTTTACTGAATGGTAAAAGTGGCAAACTTGACAGCCTCCTGGCCATTGGTGCTAATGTTATTAGAAGTCTGTTTGGAAGCAAAGCCTATGACATTGCCGAAGCCCTCGCGACTGACAGTGGCATTAAACAATCATCGGCGTCATCACTAATAAACCTGGCTGCGCCGGTGTTATTAAGCCTGATCGGTAAGAAAATGGCCGACGAGAATATCGGTCCTCTAGAACTAGCCAGTTTTCTGAACGCCCAGACAAAGAACGTTCAGGCCGCCATCCCTTCAGAACTTGGGTCATTGTTAAGTACTATTCCCGGCCTCGGCCTGATTGGGGGTTTGGGCGGCAAATTGTCGACGATGGTAAACCCTGTTCCACAGGTTCGTGCTAATCCCCCAGCATCAACACTGAGTTATAACAACAGTAACCAGCGTACAAACGGCAATCGCTGGTTGCCCTGGCTTTTATTACTATTGGGTGCACTAGCTATGTTTTTTGTTCTGCGCTCATGCCGAAACGATGAAAAAACAAGCCTATCAGCTACAACTGACAGCCTGAGTACCGATATGAGCAATATGGCATCGGATTTGTCGGCCACAGTCGATTCAGTCGGGAGTCAAGTAGAATCAGCCGTAGATTCGGCCGGTGATGCCCTTGGCGATGCAACGGCCAATTTAGGTGCATTCTTCAAACGTAAACTTCCCTCTGGCTATGAACTGAACATTCCAGAGTTCGGCATTGAGAATAACCTTGTGAAATTTATTGAAGACAAGAATCAGCCGGTTGATAAAACGACCTGGTTCAACTTCGACCGACTGCTGTTCGATACGGGGAAATCGACACTAAAACCATCGTCGCAGGAGCAGTTGACAAACATGGCTGAAATTCTGAAAGCGTTCCCACAGGCAGAACTCAAGCTGGGTGGCTATACGGATAACACCGGCAGTGCCGAAATAAACCAAAAGCTGTCGCAGGAGCGGGCCGATGCGGTCAAGGCTGAATTAGTAAAACTTGGCATTGACGGATCGCGTTTAGACGCTGAGGGATATGGCCAGCAACATCCGGTAGCCTCAAATGATACTGCCGAAGGCAGAGCCCAGAACCGTCGGATTGCGGTTCGGGTAACAAAGAAGTAA
- a CDS encoding T9SS type A sorting domain-containing protein → MKKDLFLVGLLFVSGSVVAQDYPPQITLSQFVTAGLMIDQKASETIVASNGISQGATVYYTAGKSVTLQPGFTAQAGSVFTATVAIVNGSWPTRGESHLSARVYPNPFVEQTTIDYSIPLSGRVHHTLMDATGRVLRQLEEQSEQSSGNYQIQLKGDNLPAGLYFYQLQLGSESRTLRLLKKP, encoded by the coding sequence ATGAAAAAGGACCTATTCTTAGTCGGCTTATTATTTGTTAGTGGTTCGGTTGTAGCACAGGATTATCCACCACAAATAACGCTGAGCCAATTTGTAACAGCAGGGCTTATGATCGATCAGAAAGCCAGTGAGACAATCGTGGCCAGTAACGGTATAAGCCAGGGAGCAACGGTGTACTATACAGCTGGCAAATCCGTAACATTGCAACCGGGCTTTACGGCGCAGGCAGGTTCAGTATTCACGGCTACTGTAGCGATTGTTAACGGTTCCTGGCCCACGAGGGGAGAATCCCATTTATCCGCTCGAGTATATCCTAATCCCTTTGTGGAGCAAACAACCATCGATTATAGTATACCGTTGAGTGGTCGGGTGCACCATACGCTCATGGATGCCACCGGGCGTGTGTTGAGACAGTTAGAAGAGCAAAGCGAGCAATCGTCCGGGAATTATCAAATCCAGTTAAAAGGGGATAACTTACCGGCGGGCCTGTATTTCTATCAATTACAGCTTGGTAGCGAAAGTCGTACGTTACGGCTACTGAAAAAGCCATAA